A window of Haloarcula sp. H-GB4 contains these coding sequences:
- a CDS encoding TrmB family transcriptional regulator has protein sequence MDDSTLRDRLEQLGLSEKEVDTYLSILGSGEATASEIADDTGVSKRYVYSISESLEDRGFVEVNDHVVPTTIRARPPEEVIDALTDRLEEMSGALDSRYSASAREPQQFDVIKSRVTVIKRLTEYIRNAEREIMLSVPQQYLPEISEELGAAVDRGVLVMLVVSGADGLRLDDTSGLASVVRSWDQPMPIMLTVDAQFGLVSPTEMVTRTNSDQRAIAFVQQQLVPVLSGSFLGNYWLMATEETVTDPAPLPATYHDFRHAVLQATLHLRAGHDIHVSAEVRAVQADDDTATIEGTVVETKQGVAEPQTNSYPIEHTLVVDIGDRTVSLGGSGSFLEDYETDAVTLSLAE, from the coding sequence ATGGACGATTCGACTCTCAGGGACAGGCTGGAACAACTGGGCCTGTCGGAGAAGGAAGTCGACACGTACCTGTCGATTCTCGGCAGCGGCGAGGCCACAGCCAGCGAAATCGCCGACGACACCGGCGTTTCCAAACGGTACGTCTACAGCATCAGTGAATCGCTCGAAGACCGCGGATTCGTCGAGGTCAACGACCATGTCGTGCCCACGACGATCCGCGCCCGACCGCCCGAGGAGGTCATTGATGCCCTGACCGACCGGCTCGAAGAGATGAGCGGCGCGCTCGATTCACGATACTCCGCGAGCGCACGGGAACCCCAGCAGTTCGATGTCATCAAGTCACGGGTGACAGTCATCAAACGGCTCACGGAGTACATCAGAAACGCGGAGCGTGAGATCATGCTGTCGGTTCCACAGCAGTACCTCCCGGAGATTTCGGAGGAACTGGGTGCGGCCGTCGACCGCGGCGTCCTCGTGATGCTGGTCGTCAGCGGCGCTGACGGTCTGCGCTTGGACGACACGAGTGGGCTGGCCTCTGTGGTCCGGTCCTGGGACCAGCCGATGCCGATAATGCTCACCGTCGACGCCCAGTTCGGCCTGGTCTCCCCGACCGAGATGGTGACACGCACGAACTCCGACCAGCGCGCCATCGCCTTTGTCCAGCAACAGCTCGTTCCGGTGCTGTCGGGGTCGTTCCTCGGGAACTACTGGCTGATGGCTACCGAGGAGACCGTCACTGACCCGGCTCCGCTTCCGGCCACCTACCACGACTTCCGCCACGCCGTCCTCCAGGCGACGCTCCACCTGCGCGCCGGCCACGATATCCACGTCTCTGCAGAAGTGCGGGCCGTACAGGCCGACGACGACACCGCCACCATCGAGGGGACCGTCGTCGAGACGAAACAGGGCGTCGCCGAGCCACAGACCAACTCCTACCCCATCGAACACACGCTGGTCGTCGACATCGGCGACCGGACTGTCTCGCTTGGGGGCTCCGGGTCGTTCCTCGAAGACTACGAAACCGACGCAGTCACACTCTCGCTGGCCGAGTGA
- a CDS encoding glycoside hydrolase family 15 protein — translation MTLRTALNDFKRTRDRRQQFPGELRSTTGSFSGLDSRLVHVDSDGSLRDYSYPLCGLTGIDRSRFGIETGSTTWFSADADQRYRGDTGVVETIHDRGDWAVVQTDCTIEQAHVTRFELRGDAPADVSLRAFVDFAPDGRTGQQSLLMHGDTVEAYHRSEHDFIGVSTELDTAAGQIPERFSELVDDDPVSFPRDTGARRYEDTTLTGGVLLSAPFVDGGVTLTTLLTDTDETGRDAALSTIDRLVSDHYTAETLLEAGQAQRRWRVPADTPSRESVVADLRVLSLLSATNGARIAAPDFDPYYVTSGGYGYTWFRDDAEISAFLLEADGMFDLGLDAWHQRSAEFYCRTQQPDGSWPHRVWPGDETLAPGWANARLESGSDADYQADQTASVTTFLATYLRTGEPADPECIEATLGRAVESIDDTLADDGLPIACQNAWENMQGRFTHTAATFLHAYAAVARAPVCATLRDHARSQAETVLSSLDALWTGDRYALREHDGAIDDRLDSATLALPAACRVAAKAIDLPAATRDRLYTHVETTLDGLERDTGDIRGLIRFEGDDWRCGSQDREKIWSVSTAWGANSAAQLGALLRDADDSRATGAYARSRDLLEEILPGGSLVQPSGYLPEQLFDDGTPDCGTPLGWPHALRLATVAHLTDAEELTAEPLSVRE, via the coding sequence ATGACGCTCCGGACGGCACTCAACGACTTCAAGCGGACCCGGGACCGCCGGCAGCAGTTCCCGGGCGAACTCCGCTCTACGACGGGCAGTTTCTCCGGACTCGACAGCCGGTTAGTGCACGTCGACAGCGACGGCTCGTTGCGGGACTACTCCTATCCGCTGTGTGGGCTCACAGGGATCGACCGCTCGCGGTTCGGCATCGAAACAGGTTCAACGACGTGGTTCAGCGCCGATGCTGACCAGCGGTATCGCGGCGACACCGGCGTCGTCGAGACCATTCACGACCGCGGCGACTGGGCTGTCGTCCAGACGGACTGCACCATCGAACAGGCCCACGTCACCCGGTTCGAACTTCGCGGTGACGCGCCCGCTGACGTGTCGCTGCGGGCGTTCGTCGATTTCGCACCGGATGGGCGGACCGGCCAGCAGAGCCTGCTGATGCACGGAGACACGGTTGAGGCCTACCACCGCTCCGAACACGACTTCATCGGCGTCTCTACCGAACTCGACACTGCTGCGGGCCAGATTCCCGAGCGGTTCTCCGAACTCGTCGACGACGACCCGGTCTCGTTCCCCCGAGACACCGGAGCGCGCCGGTACGAGGATACGACGCTAACCGGCGGAGTTCTGCTGTCCGCGCCGTTCGTCGACGGCGGCGTCACGCTGACGACGCTGCTGACGGATACGGACGAAACCGGTCGTGACGCGGCGCTGTCGACCATTGACCGGCTGGTGAGCGACCACTACACCGCTGAGACGCTGCTCGAAGCAGGCCAGGCACAGCGGCGATGGCGCGTCCCCGCGGACACGCCGAGCCGTGAAAGCGTCGTGGCCGACCTCCGGGTCCTCTCGCTGCTTTCAGCTACGAACGGGGCCAGAATCGCTGCACCCGACTTCGACCCGTACTACGTCACCTCCGGCGGCTACGGCTACACGTGGTTCCGCGACGACGCCGAGATATCGGCGTTCCTGCTCGAAGCCGACGGGATGTTCGACCTCGGACTCGATGCGTGGCATCAGCGCTCCGCTGAATTCTACTGTCGCACGCAGCAACCGGACGGAAGCTGGCCCCACCGTGTCTGGCCCGGCGACGAGACGCTCGCGCCGGGCTGGGCAAATGCTCGGCTCGAAAGCGGCTCGGACGCGGACTATCAGGCCGACCAAACCGCGAGTGTGACCACCTTCCTCGCGACGTACCTCCGGACCGGCGAGCCGGCTGACCCGGAGTGCATCGAAGCCACGCTTGGGCGCGCCGTCGAGAGCATCGATGACACGTTGGCTGACGACGGCCTCCCCATTGCCTGCCAGAACGCCTGGGAGAACATGCAGGGCCGGTTCACGCACACCGCTGCAACCTTCTTGCACGCTTACGCGGCCGTCGCCCGCGCGCCCGTCTGTGCCACGCTCCGAGACCACGCCCGGTCACAGGCCGAAACGGTGCTTTCGTCGCTGGACGCGCTGTGGACCGGCGACCGCTACGCCCTTCGTGAACACGACGGGGCCATCGACGACCGACTGGACTCCGCGACGCTGGCCCTCCCCGCCGCCTGTCGCGTCGCTGCCAAGGCTATCGACCTGCCGGCGGCGACCCGCGACCGGCTCTACACCCACGTCGAGACGACACTCGACGGGCTAGAGCGGGACACCGGCGACATCCGCGGCCTCATCCGCTTCGAGGGCGACGACTGGCGATGTGGCTCACAGGACCGCGAGAAAATCTGGAGCGTCTCGACGGCGTGGGGCGCAAACAGTGCCGCCCAGCTGGGTGCCCTCCTGCGTGATGCCGACGACAGCCGAGCAACGGGGGCCTACGCCCGATCACGGGACTTGCTGGAGGAGATTCTCCCCGGCGGCTCGCTCGTTCAGCCCAGCGGCTACCTCCCCGAGCAACTGTTTGACGACGGGACGCCAGACTGTGGCACGCCGCTTGGCTGGCCCCACGCGCTCCGGCTGGCAACGGTGGCCCACCTCACTGACGCCGAGGAACTCACTGCCGAGCCGCTGAGCGTCCGCGAATAA
- a CDS encoding type IV pilin N-terminal domain-containing protein has protein sequence MSPVIGVVILVGIVAILAATVGVFALGFSEQQPTQAPQVAIVADYNERTTGNGEYLNLSFSSGDTVYRDNLSVVVSDAKRADGSDVTLDTNPIQAQASTRITSGTEITIHQGQFTGSGAPLDLHDATLRLVWNPADEPESETYVIYRWPDPSQRN, from the coding sequence GTGAGCCCGGTCATTGGTGTTGTTATCCTCGTCGGCATTGTTGCAATTCTCGCCGCCACTGTCGGCGTGTTTGCCCTCGGCTTCAGCGAGCAGCAGCCGACACAGGCTCCACAGGTCGCTATCGTGGCCGACTACAACGAACGGACCACCGGCAATGGAGAGTATCTAAATCTCAGCTTCAGCAGCGGTGACACTGTCTACAGGGACAACCTCTCTGTCGTCGTCTCCGATGCCAAGCGAGCTGACGGCAGCGACGTGACGCTCGACACTAATCCAATACAGGCGCAGGCCTCAACCCGGATTACGTCGGGGACAGAAATTACGATACATCAGGGGCAGTTCACTGGTAGCGGAGCACCGCTGGACCTGCATGACGCGACGCTTCGACTCGTCTGGAACCCCGCTGACGAACCGGAGTCGGAAACGTACGTTATCTATCGCTGGCCGGACCCGAGCCAGCGCAACTGA
- a CDS encoding RimK family alpha-L-glutamate ligase: MHRLAVATNAETFDRMQAPLAARDIEVGHVETAERTLPLDESPFDEYDVGFVYPSRIMEGAVADAMLDVPWVNDREAILRSRNKADVLARLGRADVPVPETVVVSNPASEAELTAAFERFDSPVVVKPNSTTRGVGVAKAHDLDSFLGIVDYLDLVHDYRAVGDQSFLVQEYIADAADYRVMIVDGEYVGAVERRLPEASREQGRWKHNVHRGAEAEGQELPAALRELAESAADELAIPYLGVDLLVTEDRAVVNETNARPTIDSATKYEDGFWDDLAALIRQTAER, encoded by the coding sequence ATGCACAGGCTGGCCGTCGCCACGAACGCCGAGACTTTCGATCGGATGCAGGCCCCGCTGGCGGCCCGAGATATCGAGGTGGGCCACGTCGAGACGGCCGAGCGGACGCTGCCACTCGATGAGAGTCCTTTCGACGAGTACGACGTGGGGTTCGTCTATCCCTCTCGAATCATGGAGGGAGCGGTCGCCGACGCCATGCTGGACGTGCCGTGGGTCAACGACCGCGAGGCCATTCTCCGCTCGCGGAACAAGGCCGACGTGCTGGCGCGTCTCGGCCGTGCGGACGTTCCGGTTCCCGAGACCGTCGTCGTATCGAACCCGGCGAGCGAGGCCGAACTAACGGCGGCGTTCGAGCGGTTCGACTCGCCTGTGGTCGTGAAGCCAAACTCGACGACACGCGGCGTCGGCGTCGCGAAAGCCCACGATCTGGACTCGTTTCTCGGGATTGTCGACTACCTCGATCTGGTTCACGACTACCGCGCGGTCGGCGACCAGTCGTTTCTCGTGCAGGAGTACATCGCCGACGCCGCCGACTACCGCGTGATGATCGTCGACGGTGAGTACGTCGGCGCGGTCGAGCGCCGCCTCCCCGAAGCGAGCCGCGAACAGGGTCGGTGGAAGCACAACGTCCACCGCGGGGCCGAGGCCGAAGGGCAGGAACTGCCAGCGGCGCTCCGGGAACTGGCCGAAAGCGCGGCCGACGAACTGGCGATTCCGTACCTCGGCGTCGACCTGCTGGTGACCGAGGACCGCGCAGTGGTCAACGAGACGAACGCCCGGCCGACGATCGACTCGGCGACGAAGTACGAGGACGGCTTCTGGGATGACCTGGCGGCGTTGATACGGCAAACAGCGGAGCGGTAG
- a CDS encoding 50S ribosomal protein L16 — protein MSDKPASMYRDIDKPAYTRREYITGIPGSKIAQHKMGRKQKDAEDYPVQISLIVEETVQLRHGSLEASRLSANRHLIKEIGEEGDYKMTLRKFPHQVLRENKQATGAGADRVSDGMRAAFGKIVGTAARVQAGEQLFTAYCNVEDAEHVKEAFRRAYNKITPSCRIKVERGEELLIA, from the coding sequence ATGTCGGACAAACCCGCCTCAATGTACCGGGACATCGACAAGCCCGCGTACACCCGACGCGAATACATTACAGGCATTCCCGGGTCGAAGATCGCACAGCACAAGATGGGCCGCAAACAGAAGGACGCCGAGGATTACCCCGTCCAGATCAGCCTCATCGTCGAGGAGACCGTCCAGCTCCGTCACGGCTCGCTGGAGGCCTCCCGCCTGTCGGCCAACCGCCACCTGATCAAGGAAATCGGCGAAGAGGGTGACTACAAGATGACGCTGCGGAAGTTCCCCCACCAGGTCCTGCGCGAGAACAAGCAGGCGACCGGTGCCGGAGCTGACCGTGTCTCCGACGGGATGCGTGCCGCCTTCGGGAAGATCGTTGGCACCGCCGCCCGCGTTCAGGCCGGCGAACAGCTGTTCACCGCCTACTGCAACGTCGAGGACGCAGAGCACGTCAAGGAAGCGTTCCGCCGTGCCTACAACAAGATCACGCCCTCTTGCCGCATCAAAGTTGAGCGCGGCGAAGAGCTGCTGATTGCGTAA
- a CDS encoding universal stress protein — translation MYDDILFPTDGSDGADEALAHALELAATHDATIHVLSVVDSTYLGSAAAEATTIESLQKQTEQVIDETVDDIADHGAAVVAEHRMGDPYEEIIDYAETAGIDMIVMGTHGRSGLDRFLLGSVTEKVVRTADAPVLTVRLSGGK, via the coding sequence GTGTACGACGATATTCTGTTTCCGACCGACGGGAGTGACGGTGCAGACGAGGCGCTCGCACATGCGCTCGAACTGGCAGCGACGCACGACGCGACGATTCACGTGCTCTCTGTCGTTGATTCGACGTATCTCGGGAGCGCCGCGGCCGAAGCAACGACTATCGAATCGCTGCAGAAACAGACCGAACAGGTCATTGACGAGACTGTCGACGATATCGCCGACCACGGTGCGGCCGTTGTCGCCGAGCACCGAATGGGCGACCCCTACGAGGAGATTATCGACTATGCCGAGACTGCAGGTATCGATATGATCGTCATGGGAACCCACGGCCGGAGCGGTCTGGACCGGTTTCTACTGGGGAGCGTCACTGAGAAAGTCGTCCGGACAGCGGACGCACCGGTGTTAACGGTCCGGTTATCCGGCGGTAAGTAG
- a CDS encoding Hsp20/alpha crystallin family protein translates to MRRDDSDDPFDEFFREIERMMDEMMGAEGDVHIDRDTGGGGADLHVDVHETDEEIRVVADVPGVDKDAIDLKCDGTVLTINAESPEREYHERLTLPTRVDEHSAAATYNNGILEVTFDPEEDSADIEL, encoded by the coding sequence ATGAGACGCGATGACAGTGACGACCCGTTCGACGAGTTCTTCCGGGAAATAGAGCGGATGATGGACGAGATGATGGGGGCCGAAGGCGACGTCCACATCGACCGGGACACCGGTGGCGGTGGGGCCGACCTCCACGTCGACGTTCACGAAACCGACGAAGAGATCCGTGTCGTCGCCGACGTTCCGGGTGTCGACAAGGACGCAATCGACCTCAAGTGCGACGGCACTGTCCTCACGATCAACGCCGAAAGTCCGGAGCGCGAGTACCATGAACGACTGACCCTGCCGACCCGCGTCGACGAACACTCGGCCGCCGCGACGTACAACAACGGCATCCTCGAAGTCACCTTCGACCCCGAAGAGGACTCCGCAGACATCGAACTGTAG
- a CDS encoding riboflavin synthase — MFTGIVETTGEVQAVIDDEGGRRMRIGAPFEGLDHGQSISVSGVCLTVEKAADGEWFEVFLAQETLARTFFDDLDGGDQVNLERAMPADGRFDGHIVQGHVDTTAEIVGIEQEGDDWTFTFSLPEAHRDYLVQKGSITVDGISLTVADRRSEAFDVAIIPTTYAETTLSEKSVGDPVHLEVDVVAKYVEQLA, encoded by the coding sequence ATGTTCACCGGAATCGTCGAGACGACCGGCGAGGTGCAGGCGGTTATTGACGACGAGGGCGGGCGTCGGATGCGGATCGGCGCGCCGTTCGAGGGACTCGACCACGGTCAGTCGATCAGCGTCAGCGGCGTCTGTCTCACCGTCGAGAAGGCGGCCGACGGCGAGTGGTTCGAGGTGTTTCTCGCCCAGGAAACCCTCGCCCGGACGTTCTTCGATGATCTCGACGGTGGTGACCAGGTGAATCTTGAGCGGGCGATGCCCGCCGACGGCCGGTTCGACGGCCACATCGTGCAAGGCCACGTCGATACGACAGCCGAAATCGTCGGTATCGAGCAGGAAGGCGACGACTGGACGTTCACGTTCTCCCTGCCCGAGGCCCATCGGGACTATCTGGTCCAGAAAGGGTCGATAACGGTCGACGGCATCAGTCTCACCGTCGCCGACCGCCGCTCCGAGGCGTTCGACGTGGCGATCATCCCAACGACGTACGCTGAGACGACGCTGTCGGAGAAGTCGGTCGGCGATCCGGTACACTTAGAGGTCGACGTGGTTGCGAAGTACGTCGAACAGCTTGCTTAA
- the gap gene encoding type I glyceraldehyde-3-phosphate dehydrogenase, translating to MSKPVRVGLNGFGRIGRNVLRASLHNDDVEIVGINDVMDDSEIDYFAQYDTVMGELEGASVDDGVLTVEGTDFEAGIFHETDPTQLPWEDLDVDVAFEATGIFRTKEDASQHLDAGADKVLISAPPKGDEPVKQLVYGVNHDEYDGEDVVSNASCTTNSITPVAKVLDEEFGINAGQLTTVHAYTGSQNLMDGPNGKPRRRRAAAENIIPTSTGAAQAATEVLPELEGKLDGMAIRVPVPNGSITEFVVDLDDDVTESDVNAAFEEAAAGELEGVLGVTSDDVVSSDILGDPYSTQVDLQSTNVVSGMTKILTWYDNEYGFSNRMLDVAEYITE from the coding sequence ATGAGTAAGCCAGTCCGTGTCGGCCTCAACGGCTTCGGCCGTATCGGCCGCAACGTACTCCGCGCATCGTTACACAACGACGACGTCGAAATCGTCGGCATCAACGACGTCATGGATGATTCTGAGATCGATTACTTCGCCCAGTACGACACTGTCATGGGTGAACTCGAAGGAGCCAGCGTCGACGACGGCGTCCTCACAGTCGAGGGGACCGACTTCGAGGCGGGCATCTTCCACGAGACCGACCCCACACAGCTCCCGTGGGAGGACCTCGATGTGGATGTCGCCTTCGAGGCAACCGGCATCTTCCGCACCAAGGAGGACGCGAGCCAGCATCTCGACGCCGGGGCTGACAAGGTCCTCATCTCCGCACCGCCGAAGGGCGACGAACCGGTCAAACAGCTCGTCTACGGTGTCAACCACGACGAGTACGACGGCGAAGACGTCGTCTCGAACGCCTCCTGTACGACCAACTCCATCACCCCGGTCGCGAAGGTCCTCGACGAGGAATTCGGCATCAACGCCGGCCAGCTAACGACGGTCCACGCCTACACCGGCTCGCAGAACCTGATGGACGGCCCGAACGGCAAGCCCCGCCGTCGCCGCGCGGCCGCCGAGAACATCATCCCGACCTCGACCGGTGCCGCGCAGGCGGCCACTGAGGTCCTGCCCGAGCTTGAGGGCAAGCTCGACGGGATGGCCATCCGCGTCCCGGTGCCGAACGGCTCCATTACCGAGTTCGTCGTCGACCTTGACGACGACGTGACGGAAAGCGACGTTAACGCCGCCTTCGAGGAGGCCGCCGCCGGCGAACTCGAAGGCGTGCTGGGCGTCACGAGCGACGATGTCGTCTCCTCCGACATCCTCGGAGACCCGTACTCCACACAGGTCGACCTGCAGTCGACGAACGTCGTCTCCGGGATGACGAAGATCCTCACCTGGTACGACAACGAGTACGGCTTCTCGAACCGGATGCTCGACGTGGCCGAGTATATCACGGAGTAA
- the pgk gene encoding phosphoglycerate kinase: MTFQTLDDLDDGQRVLVRLDLNSPVEDGTVQDNRRFDRHAETISELVDRGFEVAVLAHQGRPGRDDFVSLAQHADILADHIGHDVDFVDETYGPQAIHDIADLDGGDVLVLENTRMCDDELPEEDPEVKSQTEFVQTLKGEFDAYINDAYSAAHRSHASLVGFPLVMDAYAGRVMETEYEANTAIAEKEFDGQVTMVVGGTKATDVIDVMTHLDETVDDFLLGGIAGELFLRAAGYPVGYDIDDANLYDEQWEQNSEKIETMLEDHRDQITLAVDLAYEDDGDRAEQAVDDIEEKSVSYLDVGSETVMEYSPIIRDSEAVFVKGALGMFEDERFSVGTAGVLEAIADTDCFSVIGGGDTSRAIEMYGMEENEFGHVSIAGGAYIRALTGAELVGVEALQR, from the coding sequence ATGACCTTCCAGACGCTCGATGACCTCGACGACGGACAGCGCGTTCTCGTCCGACTCGACCTCAACTCACCGGTGGAGGACGGCACGGTACAGGACAACCGACGGTTCGATCGCCACGCGGAGACGATCAGCGAACTTGTCGACCGTGGGTTCGAGGTCGCGGTGCTGGCCCACCAGGGCCGCCCGGGCCGCGACGACTTCGTCTCGCTTGCGCAACACGCCGACATCCTCGCCGACCACATCGGCCACGACGTGGACTTCGTCGACGAGACTTACGGGCCACAGGCGATTCACGACATCGCTGACCTCGACGGCGGCGACGTACTCGTGCTGGAGAACACGCGGATGTGCGACGACGAACTGCCCGAGGAAGACCCGGAAGTCAAGTCACAGACGGAGTTCGTCCAGACGCTCAAAGGCGAGTTCGATGCCTACATCAACGACGCCTACTCCGCAGCCCACCGCTCGCACGCCTCGCTGGTGGGCTTCCCGCTGGTCATGGACGCCTACGCCGGCCGCGTGATGGAAACCGAGTACGAGGCCAACACCGCCATCGCCGAGAAGGAGTTCGACGGGCAGGTGACGATGGTCGTCGGCGGGACGAAGGCCACCGACGTCATTGACGTGATGACCCACCTCGACGAGACGGTCGACGACTTCCTGCTTGGCGGTATCGCGGGCGAACTCTTCCTGCGGGCCGCTGGTTACCCGGTCGGCTACGACATCGACGACGCGAACCTCTACGACGAGCAGTGGGAGCAAAACAGCGAGAAGATCGAGACGATGCTCGAAGACCACCGCGACCAGATCACGCTCGCGGTCGACCTGGCCTACGAAGACGACGGTGACCGCGCTGAGCAGGCCGTCGACGACATCGAGGAGAAGAGCGTCTCCTACCTCGACGTCGGGAGCGAGACCGTCATGGAGTACTCGCCGATCATCCGGGACTCCGAGGCCGTCTTCGTGAAGGGCGCGCTGGGGATGTTCGAGGACGAGCGGTTCTCGGTCGGCACTGCTGGCGTGCTTGAAGCCATCGCCGACACCGACTGCTTCTCCGTCATCGGCGGCGGCGACACCTCACGAGCTATCGAGATGTACGGAATGGAAGAGAACGAGTTTGGCCACGTCTCTATCGCGGGCGGGGCCTACATCCGGGCACTGACCGGGGCGGAACTGGTCGGCGTCGAAGCGCTCCAGCGCTAA
- a CDS encoding glutathione S-transferase family protein, whose protein sequence is MNMLVDGEWRTDAYETTNEDGAFDRQDTTFRDRIEDDPDARFQPEAGRYHLYACRACPWAHRILVARKLLGLEDAITVDYVDPFRGEDGWQFTPEKAGCTPDTVNGSEYLREVYAEADPDATCRVTVPVLWDKQEGTIVNNESEEILRMLDTEFDDVSDNDVDLYPEGYQDEVDRIIDDIYEPINNGVYRSGFADSQSAYDEAVEELFDALDHWDAVLDDQRFLAGDRLTEADICMFTTLVRFDEVYHTHFMCNHKLIREYDNLWPYLRDLYQLPGVAETVNMDHITEHYYTTHPDVSPKRIVPMGPDPDFEAAHNRDELPGDLPETLFPTA, encoded by the coding sequence ATGAATATGCTCGTTGACGGCGAATGGCGCACCGACGCATACGAAACAACGAACGAGGACGGGGCCTTCGACCGGCAGGACACTACTTTCCGCGACCGAATCGAGGACGACCCCGACGCGCGGTTCCAGCCCGAAGCTGGCCGGTATCACCTGTACGCCTGCCGCGCCTGTCCGTGGGCCCACCGGATTCTAGTCGCCCGGAAGCTACTGGGACTCGAAGACGCCATCACCGTCGACTACGTTGACCCCTTCCGCGGTGAGGACGGCTGGCAGTTCACGCCCGAGAAGGCGGGCTGTACGCCGGATACGGTCAACGGGTCGGAGTACCTCCGCGAGGTCTATGCCGAAGCTGACCCCGACGCGACCTGCCGCGTGACAGTGCCGGTGCTGTGGGACAAGCAGGAAGGAACCATCGTCAACAACGAATCCGAGGAGATCCTCCGGATGCTCGATACCGAGTTCGACGACGTATCGGACAACGATGTTGACCTCTACCCAGAGGGCTATCAGGACGAGGTCGACCGCATCATCGACGACATCTACGAGCCGATCAACAACGGGGTCTATCGGTCTGGCTTCGCCGACAGCCAGTCGGCCTACGACGAGGCCGTCGAGGAACTGTTCGACGCGCTGGACCACTGGGACGCTGTCCTCGACGATCAGCGCTTCCTTGCCGGCGACCGCCTGACCGAGGCGGACATCTGCATGTTTACGACGCTCGTTCGCTTCGACGAGGTGTATCACACCCACTTCATGTGCAACCACAAGCTCATTCGCGAGTACGACAACCTCTGGCCGTACCTCCGTGACCTCTACCAGCTCCCCGGCGTTGCCGAGACGGTGAACATGGACCACATCACGGAGCACTACTACACCACCCACCCCGACGTGAGCCCGAAACGCATCGTCCCGATGGGTCCCGACCCCGACTTCGAGGCTGCCCACAACCGCGATGAACTGCCGGGCGACCTTCCCGAGACGTTGTTCCCAACAGCGTAA